One Candidatus Binataceae bacterium DNA segment encodes these proteins:
- a CDS encoding GNAT family N-acetyltransferase: MARLVERIFDDYLISTDPARLDVGVIHGFLRESYWAEGIPRDLVERAIQNSLCFGVYCRDQHIAFARVVSDYATFAYIADVFVLAPWRGRGISKALMAEIVHHPDLQKLRRWLLGTKDAHGLYQRFGFTAPQFPERQMERTDPGVYLRMAQTAK, translated from the coding sequence ATGGCAAGACTGGTGGAACGAATCTTCGATGACTATCTGATCAGTACCGACCCGGCCCGACTCGACGTGGGGGTCATTCATGGCTTTCTGCGCGAGTCATATTGGGCCGAGGGAATTCCGCGCGACCTCGTCGAACGCGCAATCCAGAACTCGCTGTGTTTCGGCGTGTACTGTCGCGATCAGCACATCGCTTTCGCGCGGGTCGTAAGCGACTACGCGACTTTCGCTTACATTGCCGACGTTTTCGTGCTCGCTCCGTGGCGCGGCCGTGGCATTTCCAAAGCCCTGATGGCGGAGATCGTGCACCATCCCGATCTCCAGAAACTACGCCGCTGGCTGCTCGGCACTAAAGATGCCCACGGGCTGTACCAGCGCTTCGGCTTCACCGCGCCGCAGTTCCCCGAGCGCCAGATGGAACGTACCGATCCCGGCGTATACCTTCGCATGGCGCAAACCGCGAAATAG
- a CDS encoding pyridoxamine 5'-phosphate oxidase family protein: MEALQPTERTRLKRMPQRGSYDREIVYQIIDSALFCHVGFVHNDAPFVVPTLHVRIGERLYVHGSAASRMLRTAAGGIPLCVTVTHVDGLILARSAFHHSINYRSAVILGAAEEVTDQDAKLRALHALVEHVSPGRWQDARPPHPKELAATSVLSLPITEASAKVRTGGPSEEAEDYALPIWAGVIPLKMATGAAVADDRLIGGVEVPEYVANYLLPDARRDSNGKTGGTNLR; this comes from the coding sequence ATGGAAGCACTGCAGCCGACTGAACGCACCCGCCTCAAACGCATGCCCCAGCGCGGCTCCTATGATCGGGAGATTGTCTACCAGATCATCGACAGCGCCCTTTTCTGTCATGTCGGATTCGTTCATAACGATGCGCCGTTCGTGGTTCCCACCCTGCACGTGCGGATCGGGGAGCGGCTCTACGTCCACGGCTCGGCCGCCAGTCGGATGTTGCGCACCGCGGCCGGCGGCATTCCGCTGTGTGTCACCGTGACCCACGTCGATGGGCTGATCCTGGCGCGCTCCGCGTTCCATCACTCCATCAACTACCGCTCGGCGGTAATTCTCGGAGCTGCCGAGGAAGTGACCGACCAGGACGCAAAGCTGCGCGCGCTGCATGCGCTGGTGGAGCACGTCTCTCCGGGCAGATGGCAAGATGCACGCCCGCCCCACCCCAAAGAACTGGCCGCGACCAGCGTGCTCAGTCTCCCCATCACCGAGGCGTCGGCCAAGGTCCGTACCGGCGGACCGAGTGAAGAAGCGGAGGACTACGCGCTCCCGATCTGGGCCGGGGTCATTCCTTTGAAAATGGCAACCGGCGCAGCGGTCGCCGACGATCGCCTGATAGGCGGCGTCGAGGTTCCCGAATATGTCGCCAACTATCTCCTGCCCGACGCCAGGAGGGACAGCAATGGCAAGACTGGTGGAACGAATCTTCGATGA
- a CDS encoding acyl-CoA dehydrogenase, with amino-acid sequence MDFRFSAEDEAFRQELRAWLQKNRPAQSSAADDRTDFMHEGSKDDWQRRLQWHRKMHSGGWVGLSWPKEYGGRGATLTQQLIYNEEMAAANTPQLVNGLGIMLVGPTIIHWGTEEQKKRYVPKILSGDEIWCQGYSEPGSGSDVASLQTRAIEEGDYFIVNGQKVWTSDAHHADWCILLVRTDPSAPKHKGISYVLVDMHSPGVTVRPLVQITGDANFNEVFFEDVKVPKKNLIGEKNQGWQVAITTLMFERSGIGGGRDLLGQVRELADLARAVRSNGKTAWDDSSVRQKISGFAGEALALKYTGFRQLTRRLKGLPPGPEGSVLKLGTSELNLKMSKFAMELLGPYAQLEFKAPFAVDRGIWSYRMLASRALTIAGGTSEIQHNIIGERVLGLPKGN; translated from the coding sequence ATGGATTTCAGGTTCAGCGCCGAAGACGAGGCGTTCCGCCAGGAATTACGCGCCTGGCTTCAGAAGAATCGCCCCGCGCAGAGCTCGGCTGCAGACGATCGCACCGACTTCATGCACGAAGGAAGCAAGGATGACTGGCAGCGCCGTCTGCAGTGGCATCGCAAGATGCACTCGGGCGGCTGGGTCGGCTTAAGCTGGCCGAAGGAATATGGGGGCCGCGGAGCCACCCTAACCCAGCAGCTCATCTATAACGAGGAGATGGCAGCGGCGAATACCCCGCAGCTCGTCAATGGTCTCGGCATCATGCTGGTTGGCCCCACGATAATTCACTGGGGTACCGAGGAGCAAAAGAAACGCTACGTTCCAAAGATCCTCTCGGGCGATGAGATCTGGTGCCAGGGATATTCCGAACCCGGTTCGGGTTCCGATGTCGCATCACTCCAGACCCGCGCAATCGAGGAAGGTGACTACTTCATCGTCAACGGTCAGAAAGTCTGGACCTCCGATGCGCATCACGCAGACTGGTGCATCCTGCTGGTGCGTACCGATCCCAGTGCTCCCAAGCACAAGGGCATCAGCTATGTGCTGGTCGACATGCACTCGCCCGGGGTAACCGTTCGTCCGCTGGTGCAGATTACCGGCGATGCGAATTTCAACGAGGTCTTCTTCGAGGACGTCAAGGTGCCCAAGAAGAACCTGATCGGTGAGAAGAATCAGGGCTGGCAGGTCGCTATCACTACCTTGATGTTCGAACGTTCCGGTATCGGAGGCGGACGCGATCTGCTGGGGCAGGTCCGCGAACTCGCGGACTTGGCCCGGGCGGTGCGGAGCAACGGAAAGACCGCGTGGGACGATTCCAGCGTGCGCCAAAAAATTTCCGGCTTCGCGGGCGAGGCGTTGGCACTTAAGTACACGGGCTTTCGCCAGCTCACCCGGCGCCTGAAAGGCCTGCCGCCCGGACCCGAAGGCTCGGTGTTGAAGCTGGGCACCAGTGAGCTCAATCTGAAGATGAGCAAGTTCGCGATGGAACTGCTCGGACCCTACGCGCAATTGGAATTCAAAGCGCCCTTCGCGGTCGACCGGGGCATATGGTCGTATCGCATGCTCGCATCGCGCGCACTGACGATCGCTGGCGGCACGAGCGAGATCCAGCACAACATCATCGGCGAGCGGGTACTGGGGCTGCCCAAAGGGAACTGA